In Emys orbicularis isolate rEmyOrb1 chromosome 12, rEmyOrb1.hap1, whole genome shotgun sequence, one genomic interval encodes:
- the SLC32A1 gene encoding vesicular inhibitory amino acid transporter, which yields MATLIRSKLSNVATSVSNKSQAKVSGMFARMGFQAATDEEAVGFVHCDDLDMEHRQGLQMDILKSDASEEGAEPPLEGDIHYQRDGTGPLPPSASKDEGICSELSGQGKPKITAWEAGWNVTNAIQGMFVLGLPYAILHGGYLGLFLIIFAAVVCCYTGKILIACLYEENEDGEIVRVRDSYVDIANACCAPRFPKLGGRIVNVAQIIELVMTCILYVVVSGNLMYNSFPNLPVSQKSWSIIATAVLLPCAFLKNLKAVSKFSLLCTLAHFVINVLVIAYCLSRARDWAWDKVKFYIDVKKFPISIGIIVFSYTSQIFLPSLEGNMQHPKEFHCMMNWTHIAACILKGLFALVAYLTWADETKEVITDNLPSTIRAVVNLFLVSKALLSYPLPFFAAVEVLEKSLFQDGNRAVFPNCYGGDGRLKSWGLTLRCALVVFTLLMAIYVPHFALLMGLTGSLTGAGLCFLLPSLFHLKLLWRKLMWHHVFFDVAIFVIGGICSVSGFIHSLEGLIEAYGSNIED from the exons ATGGCCACTCTGATCCGGAGCAAGCTTTCCAACGTCGCCACCTCGGTTTCCAACAAGTCCCAGGCCAAAGTGAGCGGCATGTTTGCGAGGATGGGCTTCCAGGCGGCTACCGATGAAGAGGCGGTGGGCTTTGTTCATTGCGATGACCTGGACATGGAGCACAGGCAAGGGCTTCAGATGGACATCTTAAAGTCGGACGCCAGCGAAGAAGGAGCCGAGCCTCCCCTAGAAGGGGATATCCATTACCAAAGGGATGGCACGGGTCCCCTGCCCCCGTCAGCCTCCAAGGACGAGGGCATATGCTCGGAGCTCTCCGGCCAAGGCAAGCCCAAGATCACCGCTTGGGAAGCTGGGTGGAATGTCACCAACGCAATCCAG GGGATGTTTGTTCTTGGCCTGCCCTATGCTATCCTTCATGGTGGATATCTAGGactctttttaattattttcgcTGCAGTAGTTTGCTGCTACACTGGGAAAATCCTTATTGCCTGTCTTTACGAAGAGAATGAAGATGGGGAGATAGTCAGGGTGAGAGACTCCTATGTCGACATTGCTAACGCTTGCTGTGCTCCCAGGTTTCCCAAGCTTGGGGGGAGGATTGTGAATGTGGCTCAGATCATTGAGCTGGTCATGACCTGTATTCTCTATGTGGTGGTCAGTGGGAACCTGATGTACAACAGCTTCCCAAACTTGCCTGTCTCCCAGAAATCTTGGTCTATCATTGCCACAGCTGTGCTCCTGCCTTGTGCTTTCTTGAAGAACCTCAAGGCTGTCTCGAAGTTCAGCTTGCTCTGCACCTTAGCCCACTTTGTGATCAACGTTTTGGTGATTGCCTACTGTCTCTCCAGAGCACGTGACTGGGCTTGGGACAAAGTCAAGTTTTACATTGATGTGAAGAAGTTCCCCATCTCCATTGGCATCATTGTCTTCAGCTACACCTCCCAGATATTTCTGCCTTCCTTAGAGGGGAACATGCAGCACCCCAAGGAGTTTCATTGCATGATGAACTGGACTCACATAGCAGCTTGCATTCTCAAGGGACTCTTTGCCTTGGTAGCCTATCTAACCTGGGCTGATGAGACTAAAGAAGTCATCACAGACAACTTGCCATCCACCATTAGGGCGGTAGTCAACCTTTTCTTGGTGTCCAAAGCTTTGCTTTCCTACCCATTGCCCTTCTTTGCAGCTGTGGAAGTCCTGGAGAAGTCCCTTTTCCAAGATGGAAACAGGGCGGTCTTTCCTAACTGTTATGGGGGTGATGGGAGGCTCAAGTCCTGGGGACTCACCCTCAGGTGTGCCCTAGTAGTTTTCACCTTGTTAATGGCTATCTACGTCCCTCATTTTGCCCTCCTGATGGGTCTTACAGGGAGCCTCACAGGTGCAGGCCTCTGTTTCCTGCTCCCAAGTCTCTTCCACCTCAAGCTCTTGTGGAGGAAGCTCATGTGGCACCATGTTTTCTTTGATGTTGCCATTTTCGTTATAGGTGGTATATGCAGCGTGTCTGGATTCATCCATTCTTTAGAAGGCCTCATAGAGGCTTACGGTTCCAACATAGAAGACTAA